The Serinus canaria isolate serCan28SL12 chromosome 23, serCan2020, whole genome shotgun sequence genome has a window encoding:
- the SESN2 gene encoding sestrin-2 isoform X2 — MLLAGSPCSPAGPEEHWCCGARRGGQERGIEAARELASGPSTFIPLGEIPQEGRESSLHQLLEAFVSAGRVDHVAMVMGLHPQYLSSFWKTQYLLLRMDGPLPYHKRHYIAIMAAARHRCSYLVGLHMGEFLQVGGNPAWLQGLHCAPQKLRNLNEINKLLAHRPWLVTKEHIEALLRPGQDSWSLAELVQALVLLTHYHSLASFVFGCGIKPKEEQDVGSSCWAPSPHSNSSPASGDSIGSSGGTDAVQEVEVLMERMKLLQENQLEEEGVTQEEMATRFELEKTESLLVPSSDILDPSLQSNIRCFLEDPEFGYKDFTRRGEQAPPTFRAQDYTWEDHGYSLINRLYPDVGQLLDEKFQVVYNLTYNTIAMHCGVDTSVLRRAIWNYVHCVFGIRYDDYDYGEVNQLLERNLKVYIKTVACYPERTTKQIYAQFWRHFKHSEKVHINLLLLEARMQAALLYALRAVTRYMT; from the exons ATGCTGCTCGCCGGCTCGCCGTgcagccccgcggggccggAGGAGCACTGGTGCtgcggggctcggcggggcggCCAG GAAAGAGGAATCGAGGCTGCCCGGGAGCTGGCGAGTGGCCCCAGCACCTTCATTCCCTTGGGAGAG ATCCCgcaggaaggcagggagagcagcctgcACCAGCTCCTCGAGGCCTTCGTCTCAGCAGGCAGGGTGGACCACGTCGCCATGGTCATGGGGCTGCACCCCCAGTACCTCAGCAGCTTCTGGAAGACCCAGTACCTGCTGCTGCGCATGGACGGGCCCCTGCCCTACCACAAGCGCCACTACATCGCCATCATG gcagcagcccgGCACCGGTGCTCCTACCTGGTGGGGTTGCACATGGGGGAGTTCCTGCAGGTGGGGGGCAACCCTGcatggctgcaggggctgcactgtGCCCCCCAAAAACTCCGGAACCTCAATGAGATCAACAAGCTGCTGGCACACCGGCCCTGGCTCGTCACCAAGGAGCACATCGAG gctctgctgaggCCGGGGCAGGACAGCTGGTCGCTGGCAGAGCTGGTACAGGCGCTGGTGCTCCTCACCCACTACCACTCGCTGGCATCCTTTGTCTTCGGCTGCGGCATCAAAcccaaggaggagcaggacgtggggagcagctgctgggccccctcaccccacagcaacagcagccctgcctctggGGACAGCATAGGCAGCTCTGGG GGCACAGATGCCGTGCAGGAGGTGGAGGTGCTGATGGAGAGGatgaagctgctgcaggaaaaccagctggaggaggaaggagtcaCACAGGAGGAGATGGCGACACGCTTCGAGCTTGAGAAGACAGAGAGTTTGCTGGTGCCTTCCTCAG ATATTTTGGATCCCTCCCTGCAGTCCAACATCCGCTGCTTCCTGGAGGACCCTGAATTTGGATACAAGGACTTCACACGGAGGGGGGAGCAGGCCCCCCCCACTTTCCGTGCACAG GATTACACCTGGGAGGACCACGGCTACTCGCTGATCAACCGCCTGTACCCAGAcgtggggcagctcctggatgaGAAGTTCCAGGTGGTTTACAACCTGACCTACAACACCATTGCCATGCACTGCGGCGTGGACACCTCTGTGCTGCGCCGAGCCATCTGGAACTACGTCCACTGCGTCTTCGGCATCCG TTATGATGACTACGACTATGGGGAGGTGAACCAGCTCCTGGAGCGCAACTTAAAGGTCTACATCAAGACAGTGGCCTGCTACCCGGAGAGGACAACCAAGCAGATCTATGCACAGTTCTGGAGGCACTTCAAGCACTCAGAGAAG GTGCACATcaacctgctcctgctggaggcaCGCATGCAGGCGGCTCTGCTCTACGCCCTCAGGGCTGTCACCCGCTACATGACCTga
- the SESN2 gene encoding sestrin-2 isoform X1 produces the protein METPKPPLPPGAGSGDTGSGGPRRCPFRRQGASSGIPQEGRESSLHQLLEAFVSAGRVDHVAMVMGLHPQYLSSFWKTQYLLLRMDGPLPYHKRHYIAIMAAARHRCSYLVGLHMGEFLQVGGNPAWLQGLHCAPQKLRNLNEINKLLAHRPWLVTKEHIEALLRPGQDSWSLAELVQALVLLTHYHSLASFVFGCGIKPKEEQDVGSSCWAPSPHSNSSPASGDSIGSSGGTDAVQEVEVLMERMKLLQENQLEEEGVTQEEMATRFELEKTESLLVPSSDILDPSLQSNIRCFLEDPEFGYKDFTRRGEQAPPTFRAQDYTWEDHGYSLINRLYPDVGQLLDEKFQVVYNLTYNTIAMHCGVDTSVLRRAIWNYVHCVFGIRYDDYDYGEVNQLLERNLKVYIKTVACYPERTTKQIYAQFWRHFKHSEKVHINLLLLEARMQAALLYALRAVTRYMT, from the exons ATGGAGACCCCCAAGCCCCCTCTGCCCCCcggggctggcagtggggacacGGGCAGTGGGGGCCCCCGGCGGTGTCCGTTCCGGAGGCAGGGCGCTTCCAGTGGG ATCCCgcaggaaggcagggagagcagcctgcACCAGCTCCTCGAGGCCTTCGTCTCAGCAGGCAGGGTGGACCACGTCGCCATGGTCATGGGGCTGCACCCCCAGTACCTCAGCAGCTTCTGGAAGACCCAGTACCTGCTGCTGCGCATGGACGGGCCCCTGCCCTACCACAAGCGCCACTACATCGCCATCATG gcagcagcccgGCACCGGTGCTCCTACCTGGTGGGGTTGCACATGGGGGAGTTCCTGCAGGTGGGGGGCAACCCTGcatggctgcaggggctgcactgtGCCCCCCAAAAACTCCGGAACCTCAATGAGATCAACAAGCTGCTGGCACACCGGCCCTGGCTCGTCACCAAGGAGCACATCGAG gctctgctgaggCCGGGGCAGGACAGCTGGTCGCTGGCAGAGCTGGTACAGGCGCTGGTGCTCCTCACCCACTACCACTCGCTGGCATCCTTTGTCTTCGGCTGCGGCATCAAAcccaaggaggagcaggacgtggggagcagctgctgggccccctcaccccacagcaacagcagccctgcctctggGGACAGCATAGGCAGCTCTGGG GGCACAGATGCCGTGCAGGAGGTGGAGGTGCTGATGGAGAGGatgaagctgctgcaggaaaaccagctggaggaggaaggagtcaCACAGGAGGAGATGGCGACACGCTTCGAGCTTGAGAAGACAGAGAGTTTGCTGGTGCCTTCCTCAG ATATTTTGGATCCCTCCCTGCAGTCCAACATCCGCTGCTTCCTGGAGGACCCTGAATTTGGATACAAGGACTTCACACGGAGGGGGGAGCAGGCCCCCCCCACTTTCCGTGCACAG GATTACACCTGGGAGGACCACGGCTACTCGCTGATCAACCGCCTGTACCCAGAcgtggggcagctcctggatgaGAAGTTCCAGGTGGTTTACAACCTGACCTACAACACCATTGCCATGCACTGCGGCGTGGACACCTCTGTGCTGCGCCGAGCCATCTGGAACTACGTCCACTGCGTCTTCGGCATCCG TTATGATGACTACGACTATGGGGAGGTGAACCAGCTCCTGGAGCGCAACTTAAAGGTCTACATCAAGACAGTGGCCTGCTACCCGGAGAGGACAACCAAGCAGATCTATGCACAGTTCTGGAGGCACTTCAAGCACTCAGAGAAG GTGCACATcaacctgctcctgctggaggcaCGCATGCAGGCGGCTCTGCTCTACGCCCTCAGGGCTGTCACCCGCTACATGACCTga